In one Rutidosis leptorrhynchoides isolate AG116_Rl617_1_P2 chromosome 8, CSIRO_AGI_Rlap_v1, whole genome shotgun sequence genomic region, the following are encoded:
- the LOC139863046 gene encoding protein JINGUBANG-like: MKFRSLISTCSATICTTDSTVHHPQKTHPRPHNLIFSDTSSPISDQTSDSSLNSNLSLQTLPSVPSLQKLSPETLNLAVTHNFLITLKPSPAAHVNYLAVHNHLLYAATGNLIHVFDTNAFLLLDTFCVNNSSSGSVKSVMFGNGNVFTSHQDSKIRVWKLTESKRHRNVGTLPTLEDRLLRSIMSRNYVNVRRHRRKLWIEHHDAVSGLSIVDDRLMCSVSWDKYLKIWNMKDFRCVESIKAHDDAINAVVVAKDGTIYTGSADRRIRVWGKSFNEKKHGLIATLVKHKSAVNALALNEVGSVLFSGACDRSILVWEKEDSANYMAVTGALRGHSKAILCLINVSNLLFSGSADRTVRIWQRGLEGKFCCLTVLDGHRQPVRSIVADFDSAESEYDSTIKVFSGSFEGEIKIWKVMVSNVASPMSRHLLKLKL; this comes from the coding sequence ATGAAATTCCGGTCACTCATATCCACATGTTCCGCCACCATCTGCACAACCGATTCCACCGTACACCATCCACAAAAAACCCACCCACGACCACACAACCTCATATTCTCCGACACAAGCAGCCCCATCTCCGACCAAACTTCCGACAGCAGTCTCAACAGCAACCTCTCTCTTCAAACCCTACCATCCGTTCCATCCTTACAAAAACTCTCGCCGGAAACTCTAAACCTCGCCGTCACACATAACTTCCTCATCACCCTCAAACCCTCACCGGCGGCACATGTCAACTACCTAGCCGTTCATAACCACCTTCTCTATGCAGCCACCGGAAACCTAATACACGTATTCGACACAAATGCGTTTCTGTTATTAGATACTTTTTGTGTTAATAATTCATCTTCAGGTTCCGTTAAATCTGTTATGTTTGGTAACGGAAACGTGTTTACATCTCATCAAGATAGTAAAATTAGAGTGTGGAAGTTAACGGAGAGTAAACGGCATAGAAACGTTGGGACGTTACCCACGTTAGAGGATCGGTTGTTAAGGTCGATTATGAGTAGGAATTACGTTAATGTAAGACGACATAGACGAAAGTTGTGGATTGAGCATCATGATGCGGTTTCTGGATTATCGATTGTTGATGATCGGTTAATGTGTTCGGTTTCATGGGATAAGTATTTAAAGATATGGAATATGAAAGATTTTCGATGTGTTGAGAGTATTAAAGCGCATGATGATGCGATAAACGCGGTTGTGGTGGCCAAGGATGGGACGATTTATACCGGATCAGCCGATAGGCGTATTAGGGTTTGGGGGAAATCGTTTAATGAGAAGAAGCATGGGCTTATTGCTACTTTGGTGAAGCATAAATCGGCAGTGAACGCGCTTGCATTGAATGAGGTCGGGTCGGTTTTGTTTTCGGGCGCTTGTGATAGGTCAATTTTGGTGTGGGAGAAGGAAGATAGTGCAAATTATATGGCAGTGACCGGAGCGTTGAGGGGTCATAGTAAGGCAATACTTTGTTTGATTAACGTGTCGAATTTGTTGTTCAGTGGGTCGGCTGATCGGACGGTTAGGATCTGGCAACGTGGGCTCGAAGGGAAGTTTTGTTGTTTAACTGTACTGGACGGGCATAGACAACCCGTCCGGTCAATAGTGGCAGATTTTGATTCTGCTGAATCAGAATATGATTCTACGATTAAAGTTTTTAGTGGAAGTTTTGAAGGGGAAATAAAGATATGGAAGGTCATGGTATCGAATGTGGCTAGTCCCATGTCGAGGCATCTACTTAAACTAAAACTATGA